In Elephas maximus indicus isolate mEleMax1 chromosome 7, mEleMax1 primary haplotype, whole genome shotgun sequence, the following proteins share a genomic window:
- the LOC126080769 gene encoding LOW QUALITY PROTEIN: olfactory receptor 5F1-like (The sequence of the model RefSeq protein was modified relative to this genomic sequence to represent the inferred CDS: deleted 1 base in 1 codon), with protein sequence MTRKNCTSLTEFILLGLADTLELQITLFLLFFVIYTLTVLGNVGMILLIRVDSRLHTPMYFFLANLSFVDVCYSSTITPKMLVDLLSEKRTISFAGCFLQMYFFIALATIECILFGLMAYDRYVAICNPLLYSLIMSRTVCLKMAAGAFAAGLLNSMVNTSHVSSLPFCGSNIIHHFFCDTPPLLKLSCSDTRLNESIFSTFAGVNMVGALLVILTSYSYIFFSMFRMHSGEGRRKAFSTCASHLTAIILFYATSIYTYLRPSSSYSLRQDEVASVFYTVVIPMLNPLIYSLRNKEVKKVSWNVITGKRIPSFM encoded by the exons ATGACCAGAAAAAACTGTACCTCACTGACTGAGTTCATCCTGCTGGGATTAGCAGATACCCTGGAGCTACAGATCAccctctttttgctc ttttttgtgatttacaCACTCACAGTCCTGGGGAATGTGGGGATGATCCTGCTAATCAGGGTGGACTCTCGACTTCACacacccatgtatttcttcctggcTAACTTGTCCTTTGTGGATGTTTGCTACTCGTCCACCATTACCCCAAAGATGCTGGTAGATCTATTGTCTGAGAAGAGAACCATCTCCTTTGCTGGCTGCTTCCTGCAGATGTATTTCTTTATCGCCCTGGCAACAATTGAATGCATCCTTTTTGGgttaatggcctatgaccgctatgtggccatatgTAACCCACTCCTTTACTCCTTAATCATGTCCAGGACAGTCTGCCTTAAAATGGCGGCTGGGGCCTTTGCAGCAGGATTGCTGAACTCCATGGTTAACACAAGTCATGTAAGCAGCTTACCATTCTGTGGTTCCAATATCATccatcacttcttctgtgacaccCCCCCTCTTTTAAAGCTCTCTTGTTCTGACACACGCCTGAATGAAAGCATCTTTTCCACTTTTGCTGGTGTGAATATGGTCGGTGCTCTGCTGGTCATCCTTACTTCCTActcctacattttcttctccATGTTTCGTATGCATTCAGGGGAGGGGAGGCGCAAAGCATTCTCAACTTGTGCCTCCCACTTGACTGCTATAATTCTGTTCTATGCAACCTCCATCTACACTTATCTGAGACCCAGTTCTAGCTACTCCCTGAGGCAGGATGAAGTGGCTTCCGTGTTCTACACAGTGGTTATCCCCATGCTGAACCCTCTGATCTACAGCCTCAGGAATAAGGAAGTAAAGAAGGTTTCCTGGAATGTGATTACCGGGAAAAGAATCCCTTCATTTATGTGA